One stretch of Desulfuromonadales bacterium DNA includes these proteins:
- a CDS encoding YicC/YloC family endoribonuclease produces the protein MIKSMTGYGKGQASSETVSLTVEIRSVNHRYSDVSVKAPRALMSLESEMKKRVTARLARGKIDVFINQEYAAGSSALPTVNRPLAAAYVGLFEQLSADFAVDSGIPLSLLVGQKDVLVVKENELAPEEVASLVITAIEGALDALEGMRLKEGEALCLDMEGRLTEVERLLSRIEERAPQVPLEWQARLKERLSRLQRDFEYDPQRVAQEIALFADRCDISEEIVRFHSHLQQFRNLQSVAEPVGRQMDFLVQELNREANTMGSKSNDAEMTRLVVAIKAELEKIREQVQNVE, from the coding sequence ATGATCAAAAGCATGACAGGGTATGGCAAGGGCCAGGCATCGTCGGAAACCGTATCCTTGACGGTGGAGATCCGCTCAGTGAATCATCGTTACAGTGATGTGTCCGTCAAGGCCCCGCGAGCATTAATGTCCCTTGAAAGCGAAATGAAAAAGCGGGTGACCGCACGCCTGGCCCGAGGCAAGATCGATGTGTTCATCAACCAGGAATATGCCGCTGGATCTTCTGCGCTGCCAACCGTCAATCGACCCCTTGCTGCGGCATACGTTGGCCTCTTCGAACAACTGAGCGCCGATTTTGCCGTTGACAGCGGCATCCCCCTTTCTCTACTGGTGGGGCAGAAGGACGTGCTTGTCGTGAAGGAGAACGAGCTCGCGCCTGAGGAGGTTGCGTCACTGGTGATTACGGCTATCGAAGGAGCTCTGGACGCTCTGGAAGGCATGCGTTTGAAAGAAGGCGAGGCTCTTTGCCTCGATATGGAGGGACGGTTGACCGAAGTAGAAAGGCTGCTCTCCAGGATTGAGGAACGGGCCCCCCAAGTCCCTCTCGAATGGCAGGCCCGGTTGAAGGAGCGTCTGAGTCGCCTGCAGAGAGATTTCGAATACGACCCCCAGCGGGTTGCTCAGGAGATAGCTCTTTTCGCCGACCGCTGCGACATCAGCGAAGAGATCGTGCGGTTCCACAGCCATCTGCAGCAGTTTCGCAACCTGCAGTCTGTCGCCGAGCCGGTGGGACGGCAGATGGACTTTCTGGTTCAGGAGTTGAACCGGGAAGCCAACACCATGGGCTCCAAGTCCAACGACGCCGAGATGACCCGTCTGGTAGTTGCCATCAAGGCAGAACTGGAAAAGATCCGGGAGCAGGTGCAGAATGTCGAGTGA
- the gmk gene encoding guanylate kinase, protein MFVISAPSGAGKTTLCKEIIDFFQSLRHSVSYTTRPQRPGEQDGIDYHFVTRTVFDAMVAQGAFAEWAEVHGNRYGTAIETLERFRAEGRDVLLDIDCQGARQLKRSYREGVFIFVLPPSLTELQRRLHGRNTDSPEVIARRIANARDEIREAVWYDYLVINDDFSQAFSELKSIVLAEGCRTSRRQAKISRILESK, encoded by the coding sequence TTGTTCGTCATTTCCGCTCCCTCCGGGGCAGGAAAGACGACACTTTGCAAGGAAATAATTGACTTTTTTCAGTCTCTTCGGCATTCTGTCTCGTACACGACGCGGCCGCAGCGTCCCGGCGAACAGGACGGTATAGACTACCATTTTGTCACCAGGACAGTCTTCGATGCCATGGTCGCGCAAGGGGCGTTTGCCGAGTGGGCAGAGGTCCATGGCAATCGTTACGGCACCGCTATCGAAACACTGGAACGTTTCCGGGCAGAGGGGCGCGATGTCCTTCTCGACATCGACTGTCAGGGCGCCCGGCAACTGAAGAGGAGTTACCGAGAGGGTGTCTTTATCTTCGTTCTGCCGCCCAGCCTGACGGAACTGCAGCGCCGTCTCCACGGACGCAATACGGACTCCCCGGAGGTCATTGCCCGCCGCATTGCCAATGCTCGCGACGAAATCCGTGAAGCAGTATGGTATGATTATCTCGTCATCAATGACGATTTTTCCCAGGCGTTTTCTGAACTGAAGTCGATTGTTCTGGCGGAGGGCTGTCGGACATCCCGTCGGCAGGCCAAAATCTCCAGAATCCTGGAATCCAAATAA
- the rpoZ gene encoding DNA-directed RNA polymerase subunit omega, with the protein MARITVEDCLRQVPNRFLLVMIAAKRTKQLYKGAQPLIENKAGNKKVVLALREIASGRIEYEIPARKK; encoded by the coding sequence GTGGCACGTATTACTGTAGAGGACTGTTTGCGTCAAGTCCCAAATCGCTTTCTTCTGGTTATGATTGCCGCCAAGCGTACCAAGCAACTGTACAAGGGAGCGCAACCGTTGATCGAAAACAAGGCCGGCAACAAGAAGGTGGTGCTTGCGCTGCGAGAAATCGCCTCCGGCAGAATCGAGTATGAGATTCCTGCCCGCAAAAAATGA